Proteins encoded within one genomic window of Triticum aestivum cultivar Chinese Spring chromosome 2D, IWGSC CS RefSeq v2.1, whole genome shotgun sequence:
- the LOC100192127 gene encoding calcium-dependent protein kinase 12, which produces MGNCFTKTYEIPISSGSFERPPPSFGEQPPPAGHGKPPRPPSRRPTFPKPPPPPRPSGRPPLPSFLSGSLSRKVPVGEIGPVLQRPMADVRALYNLERKLGSGQFGTTYLCTERATGLKYACKSVSKRKLVRRADVEDMRREVTILQHLSGQPNIAEFRGAFEDAESVHLVMEFCSGGELFDRITAKGSYSERQAAAVCRDILTVVHVCHFMGVLHRDLKPENFLLASPADDAPLKAIDFGLSVFIEEGKVYKDIVGSAYYVAPEVLHRNYGREIDVWSAGVILYILLCGSPPFWAETEKGIFDAILVGQLDFSSSPWPTISESAKDLIRQMLNRDPKRRITAAQALEHPWLKEGGASDRPIDSAVLSRMKQFKAMNKLKQLALKVIAENLSPEEIKGLKQMFNNMDTDKSGTITVEELKIGLTKLGSKITEAEVQKLMEAVDVDKSGSIDYTEFLTAMMNKHKLEKEEDLLHAFQHFDKDNSGYISREELEQAMTEYGMGDEANIKAVLDEVDKDRDGNIDYEEFVEMMRKGK; this is translated from the exons ATGGGCAACTGCTTCACCAAGACGTACGAGATACCCATCTCGTCGGGGTCGTTCGAgcggccgccgccgtcgttcggCGAGCAGCCGCCGCCCGCCGGGCACGGCaagccgccgcggccgccgtcgcGCCGTCCGAcgttcccgaagccgccgccgccgcccaggccgTCCGGCCGGCCGCCCCTGCCGAGCTTCCTCTCCGGGTCGCTGTCGCGGAAGGTGCCCGTCGGCGAGATCGGCCCGGTGCTGCAGCGGCCGATGGCGGACGTGCGCGCGCTGTACAACCTGGAGCGGAAGCTCGGGAGCGGGCAGTTCGGGACGACGTACCTGTGCACGGAGCGCGCCACGGGGCTCAAGTACGCCTGCAAGTCGGTGTCCAAGCGGAAGCTGGTGCGGCGCGCCGACGTGGAGGACATGCGCCGGGAGGTGACCATCCTGCAGCACCTCAGCGGCCAGCCCAACATCGCCGAGTTCAGGGGCGCCTTCGAGGACGCCGAGAGCGTGCACCTCGTCATGGAGTTCTGCTCCGGCGGGGAGCTCTTCGACCGCATCACCGCCAAGGGGAGCTACTCCGAGCGCCAGGCCGCCGCCGTCTGCAGGGACATCCTCACCGTCGTCCACGTCTGCCACTTCATGGGGGTCCTGCACCGGGACCTCAAGCCCGAGAACTTCCTGCTCGCCAGCCCCGCCGACGACGCCCCGCTCAAGGCCATCGACTTCGGCCTCTCCGTCTTCATCGAAGAAG GAAAGGTGTACAAGGACATTGTGGGAAGTGCATACTATGTGGCGCCAGAAGTACTGCATCGGAACTATGGGAGAGAAATTGATGTCTGGAGCGCTGGAGTGATCTTGTACATTCTCTTATGCGGTTCACCGCCTTTCTGGGCAG AAACTGAGAAGGGCATATTTGACGCAATACTGGTGGGTCAGCTTGATTTCAGTAGCAGCCCCTGGCCGACGATATCTGAGAGTGCAAAGGATCTTATCAGACAAATGTTAAACAGAGATCCCAAAAGGCGTATCACGGCAGCACAGGCCCTAG AACATCCATGGCTCAAAGAAGGCGGTGCATCCGACAGGCCTATCGACAGCGCAGTCCTATCAAGAATGAAGCAATTCAAGGCGATGAACAAGCTAAAACAACTGGCGCTTAAG GTAATTGCAGAGAACCTGTCACCTGAGGAAATCAAGGGCCTGAAACAGATGTTCAATAACATGGACACAGACAAGAGTGGGACTATCACAGTTGAAGAACTCAAGATTGGTTTAACAAAGTTAGGGTCAAAGATCACTGAGGCAGAGGTTCAGAAGCTTATGGAAGCA GTTGATGTAGACAAGAGTGGCAGCATAGATTACACAGAATTCCTGACTGCTATGATGAATAAACATAAGCTGGAAAAGGAGGAGGATCTGCTCCATGCATTTCAACACTTTGACAAAGATAACAGCGG GTACATATCAAGAGAAGAACTGGAACAAGCCATGACAGAGTATGGAATGGGTGATGAAGCAAATATTAAAGCAGTATTGGACGAAGTTGACAAAGACAGA GATGGGAATATCGACTACGAAGAGTTTGTGGAAATGATGAGGAAGGGAAAATAG